The region TAGAGAAGTCACactttaggctatggtcacacaatgtttaacagcatccattgcatagcaacggacgttGTTAAACTGTCGGCCGCTGGGCTGCatttaggacgttcctgcagctgatacccccgtatcggctgcaggaacgttctttttttttttttacattgatttgcaggcaccgtTCAGTATTCAGCTAGTGTAGACTCTTACAAAGATGTGCCAAACTTAGCGAGGAGCTTGTGCTTCCTAATAACTTTGAGACATATTATTTCAATGTATTTAACCTTTATACCAGAAAATCTATTCCCCTTGTGTGTTTGTCTTAAGCAAGATTAGAGGAGATCTGAAGATCTGGGGTGCTAATAACATTGGACTGTTTTTCACTTGCGAGCCTCAGTAAGTAACCGATGACCATGTCTTTGGCCTTGTTAGTCTCCATGTTTTGTTCTCGTGACAACTGCATGCTTATCTGCTGGATGTTGTTCATGATAATCTCCGAGGTCATGATGTGGTTTGCAGATGCACTGCAGCTTATGTCCATCATGTACTGCTTATAGAGCTCAATAACCTTTCTTTCCAAGTACTCATTGAGGATGGAGTTAGACATTGGTTGCTCATGGTTAATAATGCTCTTGTCTTTTTCACTGCATACTTTCCAGGAATGACGTTTACTGCCTTTTTTGGGGACGTTATTCACTTGAACACCTAAAGACTCTATATTAGAAGGAATTTCAGAAGATTGCAAGAAAGGGCCCTCGCAGAATTCAAGGCTGCTGTCACAAGTGAAATCGCTCATGGTTGAATTGATGGCCATCACCTGGTCTCCAGCTACATGCAAGTCATTATAGTCTCTACAGATATGTTTACATGATGATGGAACCAAATAGGCTTCTTTACTTGTGTTGGAGTTTCCATTTATGCTTGCAGAAGGTGATTTTTCACAGTCGTACATTAAGCCTTCCACCATTTCTTGATTCTTGAGCTCACCTTCTTGTTGTGCTACTTGAGGGTTGTGCTTTTCAAATGAACCAAACCTCCTGAAAATCCTCCTGCTGCGGGTCTCATGTGCAGATAAGTAGTTGACAGTGCATACACCAGCCACTTCTTTTGGACCTTTAGTTCCCTTCTTGCACTGTAACATGTGTATATCATTGTCATACCAAGCCTGGATTTTATACAGGTAGCCTTCTGAAAGCATAGCTACAAAATGAAAAACATATAGAAAGTGTTATTTACTGCAGGGATGGTCTTTCAATCTATATTTTACAGGAGTGGTGATAAAAAGACTTCTTGTCataatatggctatgttcacacaatgtcaatgattttgatattttaaaaaaatgtctgtttttgtcacaatttaactgactgcaatggcaatgcattgaagtcaatgagaagacggacgtccaatgcacactgtgtgttgaataacagatgtttttacaGCATGCATCAAAATATAGAACTTGATAATTattttcttttgcaaacagcggacgtttttcattagttgttcacacacagttcttcttttgtcaccgttgtCTCCGTTGTCtccgttttactattaaattcaatgcgctttcaatttttttatgcgcttttattttttcttcctcgtgtttaaaaggccatagcatagGCCTTGTgtttaaagtacactgcaaaaccagaaaaaaattaaatgtgtgatgaaattaaaaaaaaaacccacattttttaaatttggggagtatttgtatttacgccgtttgccctagggtaaaactgatttgttatgcatgttcctcaagttgttatgattacaacaatatgtaacatgcaacttttattttatttgatggcttttaaaaaattaaaacctttttaataaattaatgtcttttaaaattgctctattcctatgcttatagcgcttttatcctttggtctatggggctgtgtgaggtatcatattttgcgccatgatgtttactttctatcggtacctatgtgacttttttatcactttttattacaatttttcctggatttgatgcgaccaaaaatgcgcaattttgcactttggaattttttttttacgcatacgccatttaccatgagagatctggaatgtgataatttaatagttcggacgattatgcactcagcgataccaaacatgtttgtttatttatttatttatttttatttataaaatggggaaagggggggggtgattcaaacttttattaggggagggggttatttattaataaaaaaaaacaaaacatttatttactttttttacacatatactagaagcccccctggggggacttctagtatgcctgctctgatctctcatagagatctatgcagtatagatatactgcatagatccatgagataggcactctattgctttcggctgctgcagccgaaagcaatagaatgccgaggcgggatcagcaccattaaggcgcagaccccggccggacTCAGatgtggagatcgctcctccgtgacagaGATCGGACGACggagatcccccccactagacacctggGAAGTGGCCAAGCAGCATTgactaattgccgcggtcccaggctacaagcggcacccgggatcgcggtggttcagagcggggtcgccatgcgccccccctccctctgaactcccccatcCGCATGAGGaagtacagttacgccctcatgcgggaaggggttaagccgcacccaaagagcaattagtaaccccaaactagaatgatgtacaaacaccagtcattgcactaaggcgaggctagacagctaaatgacgtccgttattttagactcaaaataacggacgtaattttaaacggagctggaaaaactttgtgtgaacatagcctatctgtgtccCGATGGTTGTAGGCCACAACACCTGGTGTACTAAAATAAATGGCAACCAATATACAGCAATTCAGTGTTCAATAAATTGTGATTGTATTCCATGATATAAGGTCCCTATAGTCATGTAGTTTCTCTATGAATGGGACCAGGTGGGTCATCATTCTTGAAGTAGGTGTTGGTCCCAGAGGTGGGGCTCATATTCACCAGAGCTTTATCCTGTGGATTTAGACTAGATTGGAgatcggaatacccctttcatttttttttcttgttccaatATGTCAGCCAGTAAGCACCTTGACATAATAATATATAGAGTTCAGGCACTGTGGCATACCTTTTTAGTTAGTTACGGCtttgcagtagtagtacacagaGGCTCTCTCACCACAACTGCTGGAATTGGAAAAAGTTCCAATTTAGTTAACTTATTATCGGTGTAGAGACAACCTTGGACCCGATAAAAATCCCCAGGGTGATCTTTTCCAAAGGCCTTATTGGTTTCAGTAACTAGAAAAAGTGAAGCAAGAGTAATGGAATAAAATAAGTTAGAAGTTATGAAATtataatttatttaataaaatctgTTTATAATACTGTAACCCCGACATAGTTGGCACACGGTAACCTCACCAAGCAAAATAACCCAAGATTGTTAAAATTGTTATTCAGTACAAGAATGGGTGTCAAGAAATTATTTAACCTACTTGTACCCACTATACAAAAAAGTGACTTTTTGACTGCAAATTACTAAACAGTTATATCACTGTGGAATAATAGATGTGATTTGGAAATTGTTTCATTTCTACAAAAAGGGAAATCTGTGTGTTTCCATGGCACCTGTAAAGTTAAGTATAGGCACATGAAAGAGGAAACGAGTTATATATTTATTGAgcaatacggggggggggggggggggactcaccATCAACATATATGCAGAGAAAATGCCAAAAGAGACAAAACATGAAATGAAATTAGAATTTTGGTCCCAACCAGTGGATTTACTGTGAAACCACTTCAGTTTTTTGTTTAGGCTGAATTTACATCACGTTCAATCAGTATGTTGCTAGTATATGTTGCAAGAGTTTTAAAAAGCAGCCCCATTCAATTTTATGGCCATAATGTCGTCAACTAGtgactattttaaaggggttatccggctatGCAAAACAACAGCTATATGttgcaagtatgtaaaaaaacaagaaaaaaagctTTATTTACCTCTCCAAACTCCTATGGCATCATACTATGGGTCTCTGatacccccccctccaccccataCAGACCCACctccccttaaagcgactctgtacccacaatctgacccccccaaaccacttgtaccttcggatggctgcttttaatccaagatatgtcctggggtccgttcggcaggtgatgcagttaatgtcataaaaaaactacttttaaactgacagccccgggccctttggccgtggcctagattgtgtatgcataagggccctattcctccggacgattatcgttagcataatcgttaacgattaacgatctcaaacgaccgctattgcgaaagacctgaaaacattcactcatttccatggaacgataatcgttacttatgatcgtaattgcgatcgtttcttcttccgtatttcttcgctattgcgttcgtatctattgcgaacgaccgaacgatgtcttattcaatgcgaacgatttgcgaacgttttgcgaacgagcaacgataaaaataggtccaggtcttataaagcgatcaacgatttctcgttcggtcgttaatcgttactgcatttcaaccgaacgattatcgtttagattcgaacgatttaacgataatctgaacgataatcgtccggtggaatagggcccttaggctggcacaccctctctgtccctcctccccgccctcctcatcattaggaatgctccaggcagattgcctcctattcatcagctgtgagaggacggcacatgggctggatcgttaaggcacctgtgtagttttcactgcagaggaataggaaaaatggtaaaaagggtggggaagagggacagagaggttgtgccagcctaatgcatatacaaactaagccacagccaaagggcacggggctgccagtttaacccctaagggtacaaacccacttgacgtatttgctgcgtgaatcagtcttaacccttagacgacccagggcgtatagttacgccatggaagtctgt is a window of Dendropsophus ebraccatus isolate aDenEbr1 chromosome 5, aDenEbr1.pat, whole genome shotgun sequence DNA encoding:
- the TASL gene encoding TLR adapter interacting with SLC15A4 on the lysosome; translated protein: MLSEGYLYKIQAWYDNDIHMLQCKKGTKGPKEVAGVCTVNYLSAHETRSRRIFRRFGSFEKHNPQVAQQEGELKNQEMVEGLMYDCEKSPSASINGNSNTSKEAYLVPSSCKHICRDYNDLHVAGDQVMAINSTMSDFTCDSSLEFCEGPFLQSSEIPSNIESLGVQVNNVPKKGSKRHSWKVCSEKDKSIINHEQPMSNSILNEYLERKVIELYKQYMMDISCSASANHIMTSEIIMNNIQQISMQLSREQNMETNKAKDMVIGYLLRLASEKQSNVISTPDLQISSNLA